The DNA segment ATTCTTCCCCTACTCTGGGATATTCTGCCATCCCAAAGCGCGATCGCGGGTATGGATAGCAGCGATGGATTAGCCGATGCCATTATCCAAATTTGTCAGGCCAGCAACACAGGTGCAAGCATAGACCGCAATTTAATTCCCGCCTCCCCCGCCTTAACGCAACTCGTTCCCCCACCCCAGGCGCTACAATGGGCGCTTTACGGTGGCGAAGACTTTGAACTGGTACTCTGTCTCCCCCCCCAAGTGGCTCAACACTTCGTTCAACGCCTCCCCTCTGCTACCCTTATCGGAAAAATCACCCCAGAGACAGAGATTTCTCTAGTCGATCCCCAAAAGAAATACCCCGATGAACCCTTATCGCTCAATCGGGGATTTCAGCATTTCTAGCTCCACCAGGAATGGGGAATTGGGAGTTGGGAGTTGGGAGTTGGGAGTTGGGGAAAGAGGGTGGGGGGATGGGGGGATGGGGGGATGGGGGGAAAGAAAGTAAATCGGCTATTGTTCTAGATGCTTAACTTAGAACTCAGCACTCTGTTCCCACTCAGCACACCGCTACGCGGAAGCAAAAGCAACAGCACTTTCCACTCAGCACTCTATTCCCACTCAGCACTCAGCACTTTACACTCAGCACTCTATTCCCACTCAGCACTCAGCACTTTCTACTCAGCACTAAGAGAAGCACTCAGCACTTTACACTCAGCACTCCTAGGACCACTTCTGAGCGACTAACTCAGCCAAGTCAACGACGCGTTGAGAGTAGCCCCACTCGTTATCGTACCAAGCAATCACTTTCACTAAGTCGCCATCCATGACCATTGTCAGGCTAGCGTCAACGATGGAAGAGGCTTCGCTACCGCGATAGTCGCAGGAGACTAGCTCTAGTTCGCTGTATTCTAAAATACCTTTCAGCGGGCCCTGTGCTGCTTCTTGTAGGGCTTCGTTTACTTCTTCAGCAAAGGTTTTCTTTTCTACCTGAGCCACAAAGTCAACAACTGAGACGTTGGGGGTAGGAACGCGCATCGCAATCCCGTTCAGTTTACCTTTAAGTTCGGGGATAACTAAAGCGACTGCTTTGGCGGCACCTGTGGAGGTCGGTACAATGTTTAATGCGGCAGCGCGTGCCCGACGCACATCCCGGTGGCTCGCATCTAACAAGCGTTGGTCGCCAGTATAGCTGTGGGTGGTGGTCATGGTGCCTTTGATAATGCCGAATTTGTCATTCAGCACTTTCACCACGGGGGCTAAACAGTTGGTGGTGCAGCTTGCGTTACTCAAAACATTATAGGCGCTGGGATCGTATTGATCGTGGTTAACGCCCATGACGTAGGTTCCGATGTTTCCACCTTTACCGGGTGCTGTAATCAGAACTTTCTTGGCGCCAGCTTGGATATGCTTGGATGCTCCTTCCTCAGAGACAAAGACGCCCGTTGATTCGATAATGAGATCGATGTTCCAATCTGCCCAAGGCAGGTTTAAGGGGTTGCGATCCGATACGCATTTAACGGTGCGACCATCAACGGTAATGGAGTTATCATCAGCACTGATGTCATAACCTTTCAATACGCCCAGCATGGAGTCGTATTTTAGCAGGTGAGCATTGGTTCTTGGGTCAGAGGTATCGTTGATAGCAACGAGTTCGAGCTGGCTATTTTCTCTTCCCAACCAGCATCGCATAAAGTTACGTCCGATGCGTCCAAAACCATTGATCGCTACTCTAATCACTGCGTCTTGCCCTCTGTGTATTCAATAAAATGCCAGTTACTATCGTGAGGCTGTCAATGCCTTCTTGAAGATGGTGAGGGTTCTGAGTAAGCTACATCTTCGCGCAACATTTTAGGCGATCGCATTGCATCGCCTGCGACGCTGAAGGGCGCAATACTCGCGATACCCCTAAAAATTTGTATCCTCGATGTTGAAGATACCATAAAACTGTACCCACTTTCTGACCGCCTGTTGGGAGTGTTTTGAGTTGAGCGCGATCGCCTCGGCTGAGTCCAGGCGAAAGTTCAGTTTCTAGGGGGATCGCGGTATAGCTGGTTTTCTTTAATATAACGGGCAACGGCTTCCGGGACGCGATCGCTAATGGATTGACCCCATTTTTGAGCGTGACGAATCTGGCTTGAGGAAATCTCGATCTCAGGCATTTGTAAAATTTGCCATCGCAGGACGATTGCTTCTTGAGCCAATTGGCGCTCGACCTGTTGACAAACTTCTTGAATTGTGCATCCAGAATCGAGAGAACGAGGCGCGATCAACCACTGACATTGAGCAACCAGTTCTCGGCGACGGTACCAGCGAGGCAAACTGCGAAAGGTATCCAGACCAGCAATCCAATACCACTGACGGTGAGGATAATAGATTTGTAGAGCCTGTAACGTATCAATGGCGTAATCAGAACGGGTGAGGTCTGGGGTTTGGGGAACTAACCAAAACTGAGGGCGATGGGCGATCGCTAAACCAACCATGTGCAGGCGATCGGCAAAAGAGGCGACCCCTTTTCGAGACTTGTGGAACAAACAGCGAGCGGGAACCCAGATCGCCGCTTCGAGTTCAACTTGCGCGATCGCGGCTTCTGCCACCTGTACGTGTCCCCAATGTACGGGGTCAAAACTGCCGCCCCAAATTGCCAGCGATCGCATAGTCTGGGCCTACTCCCTAGAAGCGCGTCCGGAAATCCCCTTCCAGGATTCCTGACTTATCGAGCCGAATGCGGTATAAATCAAACAATAGAGTTTCGCGATAGAAAAATCCGGCTCTTTGTTCCCCCTGTCGGCAATTCCCCTTTATGAGGGGAAAGATCTATCTTTGGCTAGAGTAATTTATTACTTCTAATTCTATTGCATTCAAAGCAATTCTTGATATGATATCGCGTGTTATTGGTGTGGTGTGGTGTGTTAAGGAGATATGATGCTGAATTCTGTAGATTTCAGCGGTAAACCGTTTCACTTCATCGGAATTGGTGGAATCGGTATGTCAGCTCTAGCCTACGTTTTGGTCAAGCGTAAGCTACCCGTGTCTGGTTCAGATATTCGTCTCAGCCACATTACTCAGCGGCTGCAAACGCTGGGAGCGCACATTTTCTGGAGTCAAGACGCGACCAACCTGGAATACTTTCAACAAGCCTTGAATTCATCGAAGAGTCAGGACGCTCAATCCTTGACCCCTTCTGTGCTGAATCCTGATGTATTGCCGCAAGTGATTTGCTCAACAGCAATCAATACAAGCAATTCCGAATATCGAGCAGCCCTAGAACTTGGTTGCCCGATCTATCACCGTTCCGACGTGTTAGCCGCTTTAATTCAAGAGCAGCGTTCCATTGCAGTCGCCGGGACGCACGGTAAAACCACAACAAGTAGCTTAATCGGTTATTTGTTGCTGCAAGCAGGACTTGACCCCACGATTGTTGTGGGAGGAGAAGTCAATAGCTGGGAAGGCAACGCCAGAGCAGGAGAAGGAGAATACTTGGTGGCCGAAGCCGACGAATCAGACGGTTCGCTGGTTAAATTCTCGCCAGAAATCGGCATTATCACCAACATCGAATTGGATCATCCCGATCACTACACCACCCTCGACCAAGTGATTGAAACTTTTCAAGTGTTTGCTCGGCAGTGTAAAAAGGTGGTGGGATGTATTGACTGCGAACTCGTACGCGATCGCATTCAACCGGAGATTACCTACAGTCTCCGTCGCGATTCTCAAGCCGACTACACCGTTGATTTTGCCGCTTATGGGGCAGAAGGAACCACCGCTCGCGTTTGGGAAAAAGGAAAACTCCTAGGAAACCTCAGCATCCGCCTGCTAGGTCAACACAACCTCAGTAACGCCTTAGCGGCGGTTGCTGTCGGGCGCGACCTAGGGCTAGATTTTGCGACAATATCGGGCGCGATCGCCACCTTTGAAGGGGCAAGACGCCGCTTTGAATGGCGGGGAACGGCGAATGGGATCGCCTTCATTGATGACTACGCCCACCATCCCAGCGAAATTCGCGCCACCTTAGCTGCGGCTCGCCTGAGTGCCAAAAATCGTCGCGTGGTTGCCATCTTTCAACCGCATCGCTATTCGCGCACAGCCACCCTACTTGACGAATTTGCTCAAGCGTTTGCCCAAGCTGACTGCGTAGTTGTCACCGACATCTACAGTGCTGGCGAACCGAATGTTGACCAAATCAGCGGTCAGCAAGTGGTTGAGTCTATTGCCCAATACCATCAGCAGGTTCACTATCAACCCACCTTAAACGCGGTTAAACAGTTTCTGACCCAAACACTTTCACCTGGGGATCTAGCGTTATTTCTGGGAGCCGGAAATCTGAATTCAGTGATTCCAGAGATGATTGCGGCCTACCAATCGGCGGATGCAAGCCTGCCGAGAGATGGATGCAATCTGGCATAAGGCACCTCTGGTTGTGACTCAATCGCTTCGTCAAACCTCCAACCCAGCTATCCACTGCTTTGAGCATACAGATTTCAACTTTCAATCATGACTATCTCCTATGACCCCCCCAGTGTCCGCCCAACTTCGACCCCTCGGAAATCTACCTCTCCAGCCTCTCACCCCCTAGAAGCATGGGTGGCTGACTCCAAGGTTTCAGAAATGGGGCAGACGAGCGCGCTAAGGGATGACGCCTCCTCCGTTGAGTTTCCCTTAGAATCCCCAGAATTTACCCCCCCAGCGGCTAAAACCCCCTTCTACCTCCCCGGCAGCGGTTGCCCAATTAAACCCCAGGTTTCCCTGGCGGGCTTAACGTCCTATCGCGTTGGCGGGCCGGCGCAATGGTATGTCGCCCCTCGCTGCCCTGAAGATTTACAAATTAGTTTGGAATGGGCAAAGTCAGAAGGCTTGCCCGTTATTGTCTTAGGGGCAGGTTCTAACTTGCTGGTGAGCGATCGCGGTTTGCCCGGTCTGGTGGTCGGAACCCGCCACCTGCGCCACATCCGCTTCGATCCCGAAATCGCTCAAGTCCAAGCTGGGGCGGGCGTTCCCATCGCTCAATTGGCTCGCCTGGTTGCCCAACGCGGCTGGCAGGGCTTGGAATGGGCCGTGGGGATTCCCGGTACCGTAGGCGGCGCAATCGTCATGAATGCGGGCGCTCACGAAAGCTGCATTGCTGATGTTTTGGTTGATGTGGATGTTCTCTCCCCGGCGGGAAATGCGGCTTGTCTGGGGGTAAGCGAGTTGGGGTATCGCTACCGCACCTCGCGATTGCAAGGAGGCGATCGCGTCGTCACCCAAGCTACATTCCAACTGCAACCCGGAGGCGATCCCCAACGGGTGATGGCAACCACCGAAGCCCACTTAGAACGCCGTCGCACTACCCAACCCTATCATTTACCCAGTTGCGGGAGCGTCTTTCGCAACCCCGAACCCTATAAGGCAGCCTGGTTAATCGAACAAACGGGCTTAAAGGGCTACCAAATTGGCGGCGCGCAAGTGTCTCAACTTCACGCCAATTTTATTCTCAATTGCGGCAAAGCCACGGCCAGCGATATTTATCAGTTGATGCGTTACGTCCAGCAGCAAGTTGAACAGCGTTGGTCTATTCGCCTGGAACCTGAAGTGAAAATCTTAGGAGAATTCTAAAAGGCTGTGGGGAACTGGCCCCAGCCTCGGTTGAAACGTTATCCATCAGGGTCTATCTAACGCGATTTGAGCGAGGTTGATAGCAGATTTCTCCTTTGGTGAGATAATATCCAAGCGACAAGAATGCTAAGGTTGAAAAAAGCACGCTCGCTGGAGCGTGAATTAACCTGCACGTTAACAAACTAAGTACAGAGTCAACCAGTTATGTCAAAAGGACAGGGATTTGGTGGCTTCGGTCTCGGCAAAATGAAAGAACTGGCCGATGCCTTTAAGAAAGCCCAACAGGTGCAAGAAGGCGCTAAACAACTCCAAGAAGAGTTGGAACAACTCGAAATTCAAGGTGAAGCGCAAGGAGGGTTAGTGAAGGTTGTGCTGAATGGCAACCAAGCTCCTCAGCGCGTTGAAATTTCACAGGAAGTGCTTCAAGAAAGTGCAGAAGTGGTTTCTGATTTGGTAACGGCTGCCATGAAGGACGCCTATGAAAAGTCTACCCTGACCATGCGCCAACGCATGGAGGAATTAACGTCGGGTTTAAATATACCCGGATTGTAAGCGCCCCTCGCAACCCTCCTGCACTGGTTTGGGGCGTCTGGTCAAACCAGCGCTTTTTGGGGTCGAAATGCCCCCCATCCAGGGATGGAACACCAGAATTAGGTAGGAGGGAGCGCTTAGTGCGATCGCATCAACCGCGCCTTCAGTCTCTCGGTGTGTTTTAGAATTCAGCACGCAATGCCCTATAAGCTTTTATTTGTCTGTCTTGGCAATATCTGCCGCTCGCCTTCTGCGGAAAATATTATGAATCATCTGATCGCGCAGCAGGGCTTGGGCGATCGCATTTTGTGTGACTCCGCAGGGACGAGCAGCTACCATGTTGGCAGCCCCCCGGATCGGCGGATGACGGCGGCAGCCTCGATGCGCGGGATCGCCCTCAAAGGACAAGCCCGTCAGTTTAGCAAGGCAGATTTTGAGGCCTTCGATCTGATTTTGGCAATGGATCGAGAAAATTACTCTAATATTTTGGCCCTTGCTCCGAGCGATCGCGATCGCCATAAAGTTCGTCTGATGTGCGACTTTTGCACCCGCTTCACGCTTCAGGAAGTCCCCGATCCCTACTATGGCGGCCCAGAAGGCTTTAATACCGTCATCGACCTGTTACTCGATGCTTGCGAGGGTTTGCTAGCGTTTGTCCTTCAAGAACAGGAAGCCAGCCTTTAGAGAAAAAGCGACGCCAAACTCAGATTAACTAAGCAGCCGATGCTTCATCGCAAAACTGACCAATTCGGCTCGGTTATTCGTTTCCGTTTTCCGCAACAAGCTGGTGACGTATTTTTCAATGGTACGAGCGCTCAAGTGGAGATGATCGCCAATTTGGATATTGGATAATCCTGTCGCGATCAGGTTGAGAACTTCTTGTTCGCGTTGAGTGAGACTCACATCTGAGTCTTGGATCTCGCTCTCCGCGACCGGAGATTCTAGGGCGGGATATTTTTCGGTAATTTGAACGCGCGATCGCCATTCCGACTCAATTAACTGCGATCGCTCTAATAAATTTCGCACCACAGCCCCTAACTCGTCGAGTTCAAAGGGTTTGGGCAAATAGAGATCGCACCCCAACTGGTAGCCGCGAATTCGCTCTTGAGTCGAAGTCCGGGCCGTTAAAAACACAACAGGTAACAGACGCAAAGCAGGGCGTTGGCGGACTCGTTTGACGAACTCATAGCCATCCATCAGCGGCATCGCGATATCAGTCACAATCATGTGGGGTTGATATTCATCCACCAATTTCAAGGCTTCTTGGCCGTTCTGAGCAGCAATCACCGAATAACCTGATAAGCTCAAGTAGTCGCTGATTGCGAGGCGAGTCCCTGGATCGTCCTCAGCAATAAGAATCAGCAAAGGCATGGAACATAAAAAGCAAGCGAACAAGGTCTAAAGGCAAGCAAGGCGCAGATGTTATGGCGTATTCCCAGGAGATTGTTGAGTCCGAATTCGGTTAATCTCTTGTTGAAGTTCGTCAATTTGCTGGCGGAGTCGATCGACTTCGCTTTTGGGGGTTTGAACTTCCACATTGACCGCCCCTTCCGCAGGCGATCGCCGATAGTTCCCTTGGCGAATTTGGCGGTATTCTTCAGAATTAGCCCATTCTTGCAAGTATTTTAAACGGTCTACCGGAAAGGGGTGACTCAACATGGCACCTTGAGCGCCGTTGTAGAGTAAAAACTTATACACCTGGTTAAGACCGTCTAAATCTAAGCTGTGATACTCTTCAGATTGGCGGATAAATTCCTTTAAGTTCAACTCATGGGCATACTGGTTGCTGCCTCCGGCCAGGCGCATCATGGTCTGCATGACTAAGTTTAGGTCATCTGTCACCAATAATGCAGCGCGATCGCAAGTTAACTCCGCCTTACGCCGCCATTCATAGAAAGCGAAGATCAAGCCGCTACTCACCAAATTGCCAATCCCAAAGGTCATTTCCCCTAAGATTGAAGCGGCATTCATCGCCCAAATTGCCATTTGCAGCAAAATCGTGTGACCGCACTTAATATGAGCTAACTCATGGGCTAAAACCGTGCGAATCTCATCAGCACTCATCAAATCTAGCAAACCCGCATTCAGCACCACATAGGGGCGTTCTTTCCCCAAAGCATAACTGTTAACCTGGGGGTTCTGGGAGACAAATAACCCAGGTTCCGGATAAATATCGAGATCGCGGGTGCATTCGCGAAAAATTTGATAGATACTGGCATACTGGCGCGGCCCCACCTGAATGCTATTCCCCATCAGGAAGATATATTGGGGGCGTTCGTAGAGAAATTCCACAAAGCGGCGGGCAATTAGATCGAAACCGGGAAAGTTTCGTAAGGCTTGTTCCGCCTCGCGATCGAGAGGATGTCTAAAGGCTTCGCAAGAGATTCCAGGATAGCTAGGCATAGGAAAACAAGATAAAAGTAAGGGCAGACTCCCACCAGGGGAGTCAATAGACTGAGATTTCTAGAACAGCCGATAGGTGCAATCAGTTCTATGATATCGGTTAGGCTTTTTTGTTGAACCTAGCTTTGAGGTCGTCTACAGTGACGTTCTGTTGAGGCGTTTGGCGGTTGGAGGGGCGCTGAGGGAGATCGGCCGATCGCATCGATAAACTGATGCGTCGTAAAGCCTCGTTGACTTCTAGAACTCGGACTTTCACCACTTGACCCACTTTTACCACTTCCTTGGGATCGCGGACAAAGCGATCGCTGAGTTGGGAGATGTGAACTAACCCCTCTTGGTGAACGCCAATATCCACAAACGCCCCAAAATTCGCCACATTTGTGACAATTCCTTCAAGTTCCATCCCCACCTGCAAGTCAGAGATTTCGTTGACGCCTTCTTTAAAGGTGGCATATTTAAACTCGGCCCTGGGATCGCGTCCGGGTTTTTCCAACTCGCGGATAATATCTTGCAGGGTGGGTAAACCGATGGTGTCCGTCACGTACTTTTGCAGGTTTAGCGATTTGAGGCGTTCTGAGGCTTGGGTAATTTGGGCGAGGGGAAGATTTAAATCAGACGCGATCGCTTGAACAACGCGATAGCTTTCGGGGTGAACTGCTGTATTATCCAAGGGTTGATCGCCTCCCCGAATCCGAAGAAATCCGGCGGCTTGTTCAAAGGCTTTGGGGCCAAGTTTGGGGACTTTCAGCAATTCTCGACGGTTTTTAAATACTCCTTTCTCGTTGCGGTAGTTGATGACATTTTTAGCAACTGTTGGCGTCATCCCGGAAACAACCGTGAGTAATTCCTTGGAGGCGGTGTTTAAGTCTACGCCGACATAGTTCACGCAGCTTTCTACGGTTTCATCGAGTTTCTTTTTCAGGAGTTTTTGATCGACATCGTGCTGATATTGTCCAACGCCGATGGATTTGGGATCGATTTTCACCAATTCGGCTAGGGGATCTTGCAGGCGGCGTCCAATACTAATTGCCCCGCGTACAGTTAAGTCTAATTCGGGGAACTCTTCTCTAGCAACGTCGCTAGCCGAATAAATCGAAGCGCCCGATTCATTCACCATCACTTTAATCGGTTGGGTTGGCAAAGATTTCAAGACTTCACCGACAAATTCATCGGTTTCTCGCGAGGCGGTACCGTTACCAATAGCAATCAGTTGAATTTGGTATTTGGCAATCCATTTTTTCAGGATTTCTCCGGCTTGCTGGCGTTGGTTGGCGCTTTGATGGGGGAAGAGGGTTTGATATTCTAAGAATTTGCCCGTTTGGTCTAAAACCACGGCTTTGCACCCAGTACGGAAACCCGGATCGAGTGCGATCGCAGGTTTCATTCCCGCAGGGGGCGATAGTAGCAGTTCTCGCAGATTGCTCTCAAAGGTTTTAATCGATTCTAAGTCAGCGTAGTTTTTGCGATCGCTTCTGACTTCGGTCATTAAAGAGGTTTTCATTAACCGATTAAAACTATCTTTCAGCATCTCTTGATAGAATCGGCGTAACTCCGGAACTCTCGTTTTCACCTCTTCCGACTCTAAATAGTTGAGAACTGAGGGTTCGTCATAGTCAATATCAACGGTTAAAATTCCTTCCGCTTCACCGCGCAGCAAGGCTAACAGGTTGTGAGGGGCAATTTCTTTCACCTTAGCCTGGAAATTGCGATACATTTCAAACTTAGTGCTACCTTCAGGATGGTCTTTTTTGATCTGCGAAACAAAGACCCCTGACTGCAATAAATAATCGCGCAAATAAGCCCGTAGCTTTGCTTTTTCTGCCACGGATTCTGCTAAAATATCAGCAGCCCCCTTTAGGGCTTCTTCGGCGGTTTTAATCCCGCGTTCTGAATCAATATAATTTGCCGCTTCCTTTAGGAGATCGACAGTTTTGGTTTGGGGTTGATTCAGCGATTGAATCCACTCAGCTAACGGTTCTAGTCCCTTCTCCTTTGCAATCGTGGCGCGAGTGCGACGTTTAGGTTTATACGGCAAATAAAGGTCTTCTAGCTCATTTTTCTGCAAGCAAGACTCAATCTTCGCCTTCAGTTCCTCTGTCAGCTTACCCTGAGTTGCGATCGCATCTAGAATCGTTTGCTTGCGTTCCTCCAACTCAGTCAAATAGGCAAACCTGTCTGCTAAATCGCGCAGTTGAATTTCATTAAGTTCCCCCGTTCTTTCTTTGCGATATCGGGCAATAAAAGGGATGGTTGCCCCCTCACTCAGCAAATCAAGAGCATTCTGCACTTGTGCCAGCTTGAGGGACAATTCTTGAGCAAGCAGTTGCGGAATATTCAGCATGAGAAATGAGAATAAACAATAACAAAAGGGGTGAAAATAGGCTAAAGTTTGCTGGTACTTCTGGACAAGTTACTTGCCGCCTCATTCAGTTTTAGCACGGCTGTTTCTTCAGCAACTTGTTTGCCTTCATTGAGAAGATACTCTAAAAACGTTTGGGCAACAACAGACACCTGCTTCCCATTCGGATAGACAACATACCAATACCGTTCAATCGGAAATCCCTGAACATCAAGAATTGCTAACTTGTTATTGGTTCCTTCAAGCGCTAAAGTATGTAACGATAAAATTGAAATTCCCAATCCCCCCACAACCGCCTGTTTAATCGCCTCATTACTGCCTAACTCTAAGCGAACTTGAACCTTAATTTCGTGCTGTTTAAAGAAGTTCTCAATTGATTCGCGGGTTCCCGAACCCAACTCGCGCATAATAAAGGGTTCCCCACTCAAACGCTGTACGGGGATATTACTTTCATTGACTAACGGATGGCTGCGGTTGGCAAGTACCACCAGCGGGTTTTCCAAAAAGCGATGATGGCACAAATCCAGGTGAGTTGGGACTTGACTGAGAATATAAAGGTCATCCGTGTTATTGTTTAATCGTTCCACTAACCCTTCGTGGTTCGTGACTTGCAAGAAAACCTCAATTCCAGGGTAACGCTGGCAAAAAGGACCTAGCAGGCGAGGAACAAAATATTTCGCCGTGGTAATGACGGTTAGGCGCAGTTGACCTTGTTTGAGACCCTTCAAATCTGATAAAGTCATTTCTAGTTGCGAAAGTCGCTCAAAAATATCGCGACAGGTCGCAAATAGCTCTTCACCCGCGTTGGTCAAAAATAAACGCTTTCCGACTTGTTCAAATAGCGGTAATCCCACAATTTTCGTCAGTTGCTTCACCTGCATAGAAACAGTGGGTTGGGTGAGAAAAAGTTCCTCAGCCGCACGGGTAAAGCTTCCGTGACGGGCTGCGGCTTCAAATACTTTTAACTGATGGAGAGTGGCTTGCTTCAATCCCCTAACTCCTTAATAGACTGGCATTACGGCATAGATACCAATCTATCATGCCTATAGGATATATTTATTCCAGCCTATGGAAGATCGAGTTATCATGTGGACAGAAAGAGCGTAAGAAACCCTTCCAATAAAGGTTTTGCCCAGTTATCAATGCAGGCTAGTGGAACAGCTTGTTCCACTTTTCTACGGTCTACGGCAATCGTAGAAAAGCTCCCAAGTCATCATTATAAGCCTGGGCAATGCCTTTTTTTTAGTGCTGAGTGTAAAGTGCTGAGTGCTGAGTGGGAACAGAGTGCTGAGTAGAAAGTGCTGAGTGCTGAGTTGTAAGTTAAGTATCTAGAACAATAGCCAATATTTACTTTCTTTCCCCCCACCTCCCCATCTCCCCATCCTCTTTTCCCCAACTCCCAACTCCCTTCTTCCCCAACTCCCAATTCCCTTCTTCCCCTACTCAGCACTCAGCACTCAGTTAATGATTGACACTGAGTAAGCGAGAATGGAGGAAGCGATCCATCCAGCGTTCTAGATAGACGCGGTTGGCTTGTTGGTGTTCTGGGTTGGTGGTATCTAAGGGATAGGGGGCGAGTCCTTTGATGGTGGCGGTGGTGACACAGAACATGGATTTTTGGAAGCTTTGGCAAATTTGTACCCGCAAGTCGTCTTCGCCTCGGCGCGATCGCTCATAGATGGGGTGCATATAATCGGGGAGGTAGTGGCGCATATCTTGCATCAACAGGGTGGGAGGAATGCCTGCGCCGCCTGTAGGTAGCGGATCGGCGTATAATGCTCCGTAGCTGAATTCGCCTTGTTCTTGGGGAATTTGTTGGGCTTGGGCGTTGTAAGAAACGGTTCCCATGAAGGGAGTTCCCCGGAAGAAGATGGTTTCAACGTAGGGAACAGCGACATCGGCTAGGAAGGTTAAGCCGACGGATTCGGAGATGATATCGTAGTTGCGATCGCCAATTTGGACGCTATAGCTAATTGGATTTTTGGCAGCGCTGACTAAGCCTGCGAGGATATGTTCGACGACTTGAGCAATGGTTTTAATTTGACCTCGATCGTAGCGGTTGGAGAGGTCTAAAAACAAATCGCTCATTACCCGCCAAAACTGACCC comes from the Desertifilum tharense IPPAS B-1220 genome and includes:
- a CDS encoding Tex family protein, translating into MLNIPQLLAQELSLKLAQVQNALDLLSEGATIPFIARYRKERTGELNEIQLRDLADRFAYLTELEERKQTILDAIATQGKLTEELKAKIESCLQKNELEDLYLPYKPKRRTRATIAKEKGLEPLAEWIQSLNQPQTKTVDLLKEAANYIDSERGIKTAEEALKGAADILAESVAEKAKLRAYLRDYLLQSGVFVSQIKKDHPEGSTKFEMYRNFQAKVKEIAPHNLLALLRGEAEGILTVDIDYDEPSVLNYLESEEVKTRVPELRRFYQEMLKDSFNRLMKTSLMTEVRSDRKNYADLESIKTFESNLRELLLSPPAGMKPAIALDPGFRTGCKAVVLDQTGKFLEYQTLFPHQSANQRQQAGEILKKWIAKYQIQLIAIGNGTASRETDEFVGEVLKSLPTQPIKVMVNESGASIYSASDVAREEFPELDLTVRGAISIGRRLQDPLAELVKIDPKSIGVGQYQHDVDQKLLKKKLDETVESCVNYVGVDLNTASKELLTVVSGMTPTVAKNVINYRNEKGVFKNRRELLKVPKLGPKAFEQAAGFLRIRGGDQPLDNTAVHPESYRVVQAIASDLNLPLAQITQASERLKSLNLQKYVTDTIGLPTLQDIIRELEKPGRDPRAEFKYATFKEGVNEISDLQVGMELEGIVTNVANFGAFVDIGVHQEGLVHISQLSDRFVRDPKEVVKVGQVVKVRVLEVNEALRRISLSMRSADLPQRPSNRQTPQQNVTVDDLKARFNKKA
- a CDS encoding LysR family transcriptional regulator, producing MKQATLHQLKVFEAAARHGSFTRAAEELFLTQPTVSMQVKQLTKIVGLPLFEQVGKRLFLTNAGEELFATCRDIFERLSQLEMTLSDLKGLKQGQLRLTVITTAKYFVPRLLGPFCQRYPGIEVFLQVTNHEGLVERLNNNTDDLYILSQVPTHLDLCHHRFLENPLVVLANRSHPLVNESNIPVQRLSGEPFIMRELGSGTRESIENFFKQHEIKVQVRLELGSNEAIKQAVVGGLGISILSLHTLALEGTNNKLAILDVQGFPIERYWYVVYPNGKQVSVVAQTFLEYLLNEGKQVAEETAVLKLNEAASNLSRSTSKL
- a CDS encoding CO2 hydration protein — encoded protein: MVIQSSSSTRQPSKHPLAPYIYHLESGGDLLPDTPDNVVEVVGILHSYGVVLDAYSRNLIYIAQEQFLVLFPFFKYFNGDITLNKLLRHWNHDRINYEYAEYVMKVMFWHGGGRMDSYLDSPEFVEAAKKAIAAKIKTNLIVRPIHQLFPDFLVEQVRQLVYYSALGQFWRVMSDLFLDLSNRYDRGQIKTIAQVVEHILAGLVSAAKNPISYSVQIGDRNYDIISESVGLTFLADVAVPYVETIFFRGTPFMGTVSYNAQAQQIPQEQGEFSYGALYADPLPTGGAGIPPTLLMQDMRHYLPDYMHPIYERSRRGEDDLRVQICQSFQKSMFCVTTATIKGLAPYPLDTTNPEHQQANRVYLERWMDRFLHSRLLSVNH